The DNA window TCCACGGTCTTGAAGGCAACATCAAAAAGGGTAATACGTTTTACGAAGATCAGCACGAGATGCTCGGTAAAGCCGACTTCGTCATGGCAAATCCTCCATTCAATGTGGATGTTGAATATAATCGAAAAATTCCATCTCCGCGAAAGTTTAATGAAATTCAGGAGCGAAGAGGGGCAGATCGAAAGTGAAATAAAGATTCTTCGGGAAGATATTAATCAAATGCAAAAATACAGAGATGAGATTTCATCTGCGAATACTGAGATTACCCGCTTGCGACAGAAATCAACGATATTCCAGGCGGCGATGAAAGATAGGATTAAATTCCACGAAGAAAACCGACAGCGTGCAGAACAAGATTTCATGACGATATTGAACAGATATATCAAAGATTCTCCCGAAGCAAATAAAGCTGCTGGAATTCAGACTGTTGAAAGAGAGATACGTAAAAAAGAAGAACTGCTTGCCGGTTTACGTGAAAAACGGAACGATTACGAAAGCAGGTTAAGGTTTTAGTGTGAAAATAAAACAAGTAACATTAGTTTTGCTAATGCTTATTGTCTTAACAATGATTGAAAAACTAAATTCCCAAGTTCAACTTGAGTGGGCAGCACGTTACAACAGCGCAAGCAACGGCAACGATTATGCACGTGCGATGGCAATTGACTCAATGGGGAATGTTTATGTAACGGGGACTGACGCAGACTTACCGTATGGATTTATAACATTAAAAATAAACTCAAGCGGACAGATTGTGTGGGCGAGGAGATATTCAGGGGGACAAGCATTTATACCAGTTCCCCAAGCAATTTCAGTAGACTTGAACGGGAATGTGTATGTTGGTGCTGAAGATGTTACATACATCATAGTGAGTTATGACAGCATTGGTAATGAGCGCTGGGTACGAAGACATTCGGGGACAGCAGGCGGTCGTAGCCAATTGTATGATGTTGAACTCTATCGCGACACAGGAAGTGTGATTACCACAGTTCAGGGGCCTGTTGCAACTGGTTATGTAAAAAATATCGGTACAAATTGGGATGTCGGCACTGTAAAATATAACACCAATGGAGATGTTGTATGGGTTAGAAATTATGCTCCAAATAACTCGGATGATCAGGGAGGAATCGCAATGGCAACGAGTGACCAAACCAATATTACAATAACAGGATTCTCAGGATACTCTGACTTTCTCACATTAAGTTACGACATAAACGGTAACTTGCGCTGGGCGCAGACGTGGAATGGACCGGCAAACAACTGGGATCAGGCAAATGATGTTGCGGTTGATAAAAATGGAAACACGTATGTTACAGGATATTCAGTAATGGCTCCACCGTTTGATGATGATATTGTTACAATCAAATATGACAGCAACGGGACTCAACAATGGATAAGATTTTATGACGGTCCAAAGGATACGGGCTCATATGATTACGGAGAATTTATAAAGACGGATGACGATGGTAATGTTATTGTTGCAGGAGGTGAGATGGGAGTTTCAACTTTTCTTGATTATTGCACCATAAAATATGATTCACTTGGGAATCAGTTATGGGTTAGAACGTATAATGGAGTTGCCAACCGAAGCGATTTCGTCGAAGGTTTAGCAGTTGACAGATTTGGTTCAGTGTATGTAACTGGTACAGCAGATGAAAGAGTAAATTTTTATAGAATACACACAATCAAATACGACAAAGACGGAAATCAATTGTGGCTTGAGAAATATCCTGAATATAATACGATATCAAGTCCTGCAGCAATTATTGTTGATAAGAATTTAAATGTCTATATTGCAGGTACAATATCGTTTAACCCAAGTGATATTATAGTTCTAAAATATTCTCAACTGACAAATGTAGAAACAATTTTAAACGAACTCCCCGAAGGTTTTGCGCTGTATCAGAATTATCCGAATCCGTTCAATGCGAGCACGAAGATAGATTTCAGGCTTCATGTTTCAGGTTTCACGTCGTTAAAGATTTATGATGTGTTTGGGAGAGAGGTGGCGACACTTGTGAATCAGAAGAAAGAACCGGGTGAGTATAGTGTGGGATGGAATGCTGATGGACTTTCAAGCGGTGTGTATTATTATAGAATGACGGTGCATCATTCTCCGTACGGATTGAAAACAGATACGAAAAAGATGGCAGTAATCAAGTAAAAATTTAAAATTCAAAAGTAAAAAATATATGTTCAACAATTTTTTAAAGGAGTCAAAGTTATGAAACAGTTAACAGTAATTTTCGTTGTGCTGTGTTTAACGATATCAGCACAGTCGCAGACGTGGAATTATTTAAACTTCGAGTGCGGCGGATATGTAACCGAGATAATCCCTGTAAAGTATCCTACTGGTACTCAGCCGGACAATATTAATCAACAAGTTCTTTATGCAAGAACCGATATTGGCGGGATTTATCGTTCGAGCAATAATGGCTTGAACTGGGAATACGTCAGCAAATATCTGAATACGGTGGGTACTCTAAATCCTGGCATCTCAGGTTCGGAGCTGAGCATCCAGGGCTTGGCAG is part of the Bacteroidota bacterium genome and encodes:
- a CDS encoding SBBP repeat-containing protein; this translates as MKIKQVTLVLLMLIVLTMIEKLNSQVQLEWAARYNSASNGNDYARAMAIDSMGNVYVTGTDADLPYGFITLKINSSGQIVWARRYSGGQAFIPVPQAISVDLNGNVYVGAEDVTYIIVSYDSIGNERWVRRHSGTAGGRSQLYDVELYRDTGSVITTVQGPVATGYVKNIGTNWDVGTVKYNTNGDVVWVRNYAPNNSDDQGGIAMATSDQTNITITGFSGYSDFLTLSYDINGNLRWAQTWNGPANNWDQANDVAVDKNGNTYVTGYSVMAPPFDDDIVTIKYDSNGTQQWIRFYDGPKDTGSYDYGEFIKTDDDGNVIVAGGEMGVSTFLDYCTIKYDSLGNQLWVRTYNGVANRSDFVEGLAVDRFGSVYVTGTADERVNFYRIHTIKYDKDGNQLWLEKYPEYNTISSPAAIIVDKNLNVYIAGTISFNPSDIIVLKYSQLTNVETILNELPEGFALYQNYPNPFNASTKIDFRLHVSGFTSLKIYDVFGREVATLVNQKKEPGEYSVGWNADGLSSGVYYYRMTVHHSPYGLKTDTKKMAVIK